In Sodalis ligni, a single genomic region encodes these proteins:
- the fliG gene encoding flagellar motor switch protein FliG, with amino-acid sequence MTMNGTEKSAILLMTLGEDRAAEVFKHLSAREVQQLSSAMANMQQTSQQQLLEVLKEFEAESEQYAALSINAGDFLRSVLIKALGERASILLEDILETRETTTGMETLNFMEPQSAADLIREEHPQIIATILVHLRRGQAADILALFDEKLRHDVMLRIATFGGVQPSALAELTEVLNGLLDGQNMKRSKMGGVRTAAEIINLMKTQQEEAVISAVRDFDGELAQKIIDEMFLFENLVEVDDRSIQRLLQEVESESLLIALKNAAPPLREKFLRNMPQRSAEILRDDLATRGPVRMSQVENEQKAILLIVRRLAESGEMAIGGGEDTYV; translated from the coding sequence ATGACGATGAATGGAACCGAAAAAAGCGCCATCCTGCTGATGACGCTGGGCGAGGACCGGGCAGCGGAGGTTTTCAAGCATTTATCGGCGCGGGAAGTGCAGCAGCTCAGCAGCGCCATGGCCAACATGCAGCAAACTTCCCAGCAGCAGTTGCTGGAGGTGTTGAAAGAGTTTGAGGCGGAATCGGAACAGTATGCCGCGCTGAGTATCAATGCCGGGGATTTCTTACGCTCGGTGTTGATCAAAGCCCTTGGCGAGCGCGCTTCCATCCTGCTGGAGGATATTCTCGAAACCCGGGAAACCACCACCGGCATGGAGACCCTCAACTTTATGGAGCCGCAAAGCGCGGCGGACCTTATCCGAGAAGAGCATCCGCAAATTATCGCCACCATTCTGGTGCATCTGCGCCGCGGCCAGGCCGCCGATATTCTGGCCTTGTTTGATGAAAAACTGCGCCACGACGTAATGCTGCGTATCGCCACCTTCGGCGGCGTACAGCCTTCCGCTCTGGCGGAACTGACCGAGGTGCTTAACGGCCTGCTCGACGGCCAGAACATGAAACGCAGTAAAATGGGCGGCGTGCGTACCGCGGCCGAGATAATCAACCTGATGAAAACCCAGCAGGAAGAGGCGGTTATCAGCGCCGTGCGGGACTTCGACGGCGAATTGGCGCAAAAAATCATCGACGAGATGTTCCTGTTCGAAAATCTGGTGGAAGTGGACGATCGCAGCATCCAGCGTTTGCTGCAGGAAGTGGAATCGGAATCCCTGCTTATCGCGCTGAAAAATGCCGCCCCGCCGCTGCGGGAAAAATTCCTGCGCAATATGCCGCAGCGTTCCGCGGAGATTCTGCGCGACGATTTAGCCACCCGCGGACCGGTGCGTATGTCTCAGGTGGAGAACGAACAAAAGGCCATTCTGCTGATTGTCCGCCGTTTGGCGGAAAGCGGCGAGATGGCTATTGGCGGTGGGGAGGATACGTATGTCTGA
- the fliH gene encoding flagellar assembly protein FliH, protein MSDAFNHLPWRPWALDDLAQPVLPPVMPSPLDEPATEESAQQAALNEMRKKIQADAQRNGFDEGFKQGRQDGYQAGLRAGQEEGRQQIFQEQQPAVAQLQLLVSEFQHTLDALDSVMAERLAQLALTAARKVLGQAPVGEGTAMLRQIQQLMQQEPMLSGKPQLHVHPSLVPLVEKQLGATLDLHGWRLIPDTDVHPGGCKVTAQEGDLDASLATRWHELCRLAAPGEL, encoded by the coding sequence ATGTCTGATGCATTCAATCATTTACCCTGGCGGCCTTGGGCATTAGACGATCTGGCCCAGCCGGTATTGCCGCCGGTAATGCCCTCGCCGCTGGATGAACCGGCGACGGAGGAATCCGCCCAGCAGGCGGCGCTTAATGAGATGCGCAAAAAAATCCAGGCGGATGCGCAGCGCAACGGATTTGATGAGGGCTTTAAGCAAGGCCGGCAGGACGGATATCAGGCCGGGCTGCGGGCCGGCCAGGAGGAAGGCCGCCAGCAGATATTCCAGGAGCAGCAGCCCGCCGTGGCGCAGCTGCAGCTGCTGGTGAGCGAATTTCAGCATACGCTGGATGCGCTGGACAGCGTGATGGCGGAACGCCTGGCGCAGTTGGCGCTGACCGCCGCCAGAAAGGTTTTGGGCCAGGCCCCGGTGGGAGAAGGCACCGCCATGCTGCGGCAGATTCAGCAATTAATGCAGCAAGAACCGATGCTCAGCGGGAAACCGCAACTGCACGTGCATCCGTCGCTGGTGCCTCTGGTGGAAAAACAATTGGGGGCGACGCTTGATCTGCACGGCTGGCGGCTCATTCCCGATACCGATGTGCATCCCGGCGGCTGTAAGGTAACAGCGCAGGAAGGGGACCTTGACGCCAGCCTGGCTACCCGCTGGCATGAGCTGTGCAGATTGGCCGCTCCGGGAGAATTATAA
- the fliI gene encoding flagellar protein export ATPase FliI, producing the protein MTARLGRWLKSLDSLEQRLEGTPMVRHYGRLTRATGLIMEATGLQLPLGAPCLIERLRQDVIDEIDCEVVGFNGDKLFLMPLEEVEGIVPGARVYARVREDGQSGKQLPLGVELLGRVLDGSGKPLDGLPAADTGYSASLNTAPVNPLQRTPITDVLDVGVRTINALLTVGRGQRMGLFAGSGVGKSVLLGMMARYTRADVIVVGLIGERGREVKDFIDNILGAEGLKRSVVIAAPADVSPLLRMQGASYATRIAEDFRDRGYHVLLIMDSLTRYAMAQREIALAVGEPPATKGYPPSVFARLPALVERAGNGVSGGGSVTAFYTVLTEGDDQQDPIADAARAILDGHIVLSRQLAESGHYPAIDIEASISRAMTAIVPPEQEQLVRQFKQLLSRYQRNRDLISVGAYAAGSDPLLDRAIALYPAIEAFLQQNMHQRSDYPQACEQLQGLFGIVG; encoded by the coding sequence ATGACCGCGCGCCTCGGGCGTTGGCTGAAGTCGCTGGATTCCCTCGAACAGCGCCTTGAAGGGACGCCGATGGTGCGTCATTACGGTCGTTTGACCCGCGCCACCGGCCTTATCATGGAGGCCACCGGCTTGCAATTGCCCCTCGGCGCGCCCTGTCTTATCGAACGCCTGCGCCAGGATGTTATTGACGAAATTGATTGTGAAGTGGTGGGTTTCAACGGCGATAAGCTGTTTTTGATGCCGCTGGAAGAGGTGGAGGGTATTGTGCCCGGCGCCCGGGTCTATGCCCGCGTACGTGAAGACGGTCAGTCCGGGAAACAGTTGCCCCTGGGCGTCGAGCTGCTGGGCCGGGTGCTGGACGGCAGCGGAAAGCCGCTGGACGGTTTGCCCGCGGCGGATACCGGTTATAGCGCGTCGCTGAACACCGCGCCGGTGAATCCGCTGCAGCGCACCCCCATCACCGATGTGCTGGATGTAGGAGTGCGCACCATCAATGCGCTGCTGACCGTGGGTCGCGGACAGCGTATGGGGCTGTTTGCCGGTTCCGGCGTGGGCAAAAGCGTTTTGCTGGGCATGATGGCGCGCTACACACGGGCGGATGTGATCGTGGTGGGCCTGATTGGCGAACGCGGCCGCGAGGTGAAGGATTTTATCGATAATATCCTTGGCGCCGAGGGCTTGAAACGGTCGGTGGTGATAGCCGCCCCGGCGGATGTCTCGCCGCTGCTGCGAATGCAGGGCGCGTCATATGCCACCCGTATCGCCGAGGATTTTCGCGATCGCGGTTATCACGTTTTGCTGATTATGGATTCCCTGACCCGCTATGCCATGGCGCAGCGGGAAATCGCCCTGGCGGTGGGGGAACCGCCGGCCACCAAAGGATATCCTCCTTCGGTCTTTGCCCGGCTACCCGCCCTGGTGGAGCGCGCCGGCAACGGGGTCAGCGGCGGCGGCTCCGTTACGGCGTTCTATACCGTGCTCACCGAGGGCGACGACCAGCAGGACCCCATCGCCGACGCGGCGCGGGCCATTCTGGACGGCCATATCGTCCTGTCGCGCCAGCTGGCGGAATCAGGCCATTATCCGGCCATCGATATTGAAGCGTCCATCAGCCGCGCCATGACCGCCATCGTTCCTCCGGAACAGGAACAATTGGTGAGGCAATTCAAACAGCTCTTGTCCCGGTATCAGCGCAACCGGGATTTAATCAGCGTCGGCGCCTATGCCGCCGGCAGCGACCCACTACTGGACCGGGCCATCGCGCT